One part of the Streptomyces nigra genome encodes these proteins:
- a CDS encoding roadblock/LC7 domain-containing protein translates to MSAAAVIVVAPAEARGWVTGTAAVAWVCTALLVAVAARLLRTARRDAASRSDELEMARKHWMQQGAETSQLVNVTLPGLVHQVKGGTRTDDALARVTPPSDPHLRQLLEVFATELDALVRRAVHAESELETLRGELAQGSTELKRLTAETLPSAVALLREGSSADTVLAKFDWPRSPLLRDPAEWFVRELAYSERRSAAAQAASAKALSRVQAKTVSMLADLRDMQERHGEEVFGDLLRLDHSTSQLGLMTDRLALLMGGRSSRVWNKPIVVESVLRGAVGRIAAYRRVRLHSSSKAAISGFAAEGVMHLLAELMDNAANFSPPIDEVHVYVEERSAGLVVTIEDSGLKMSDAAMHRAEEAVAGRVTDLASLQGTRLGLAVVGRVASKYGISVNYRPSSRGGTGVVVLLPPQLMAQQREPVAPASPRRSREAAASAPVPAPGPAPAAEKPLPVRSRTADTDTPAAGSRGRGPATPGGLPVRAPGRTMAEAERGRPRPAAETSPLSRGSRARLATREAASAPSIAVGTAPGKPVPMTRRRPRATSRPRTPAHRAPSPTTPVLIAPPRWIGGTGRVTRERSHPAPPTMETTDTSLSWLLTNLMERTPGTRHALVLSRDGLKLCWTEHMTLDQADQLAAICSGIQALSQGASVEFGDGTGGVRHAMTEFHGGLLFIVEAGDGAHLAVIADESADPGVVGHQMTELVQQIGEHLRAEPRTPASRGATT, encoded by the coding sequence GTGAGCGCCGCGGCCGTCATCGTCGTGGCCCCCGCCGAGGCCCGCGGCTGGGTGACCGGCACCGCGGCAGTCGCCTGGGTGTGCACGGCGCTCCTCGTCGCCGTCGCCGCCCGCCTGCTGCGCACGGCCCGCCGGGACGCCGCATCCCGCAGCGACGAGCTGGAGATGGCCCGCAAGCACTGGATGCAGCAGGGCGCGGAGACCTCCCAGCTGGTCAACGTCACCCTGCCGGGCCTCGTGCATCAGGTGAAAGGCGGGACCCGGACCGACGATGCTCTCGCTCGCGTCACACCGCCGTCCGATCCGCACCTGCGCCAGTTGCTGGAGGTCTTCGCCACCGAACTCGACGCGCTGGTCCGCAGAGCCGTCCACGCCGAGTCCGAACTGGAGACCCTGCGCGGCGAACTGGCCCAGGGCAGCACCGAACTCAAGCGTCTGACCGCCGAGACGCTGCCCTCCGCCGTCGCGTTGCTGCGCGAGGGAAGCTCCGCGGACACCGTCCTGGCCAAGTTCGACTGGCCGCGTAGTCCGCTGCTGCGCGACCCCGCCGAGTGGTTCGTGCGTGAACTCGCCTACAGCGAGCGCCGTTCGGCCGCCGCCCAGGCAGCGTCCGCCAAGGCTCTGAGCCGGGTGCAGGCCAAGACCGTCAGCATGCTCGCCGACCTGCGCGACATGCAGGAGCGGCACGGTGAGGAGGTCTTCGGCGACCTGCTGCGCCTGGACCACAGCACGTCGCAGCTGGGCCTGATGACCGACCGGCTGGCCCTCCTGATGGGCGGCCGTTCCAGCCGCGTCTGGAACAAGCCGATCGTGGTCGAGAGCGTTCTGCGTGGCGCGGTCGGCCGGATCGCCGCCTACCGGCGGGTGCGCCTGCACAGCTCCAGCAAAGCCGCCATCTCGGGCTTCGCCGCCGAGGGGGTGATGCACCTGCTGGCCGAACTCATGGACAACGCTGCCAACTTCTCGCCGCCCATCGACGAGGTCCACGTCTACGTGGAGGAGCGCAGCGCCGGACTCGTCGTCACGATCGAGGACAGTGGCCTGAAGATGTCCGACGCCGCCATGCATCGCGCGGAGGAGGCTGTCGCGGGCCGGGTGACCGACCTGGCCTCGTTGCAGGGCACCCGGCTGGGGCTGGCGGTCGTGGGGCGGGTCGCCTCCAAGTACGGCATCAGCGTCAACTACCGCCCTTCCTCGCGCGGCGGCACCGGCGTCGTCGTCCTCCTGCCGCCTCAACTGATGGCCCAGCAGCGCGAGCCCGTCGCCCCGGCGAGTCCCCGCCGCAGTCGGGAAGCGGCAGCCTCCGCGCCGGTCCCCGCGCCCGGACCGGCCCCGGCCGCGGAGAAGCCGCTGCCGGTGCGCTCGCGCACAGCCGACACGGACACCCCCGCCGCCGGCTCACGTGGGCGCGGCCCGGCTACTCCGGGGGGCCTGCCCGTGCGGGCCCCCGGCCGCACCATGGCCGAGGCGGAGCGGGGACGCCCTCGGCCGGCAGCCGAAACGTCCCCGCTCAGCAGGGGGAGCAGGGCCCGGCTCGCGACGCGGGAAGCCGCTTCGGCGCCTTCCATCGCGGTCGGCACGGCGCCGGGGAAGCCGGTACCGATGACCCGCAGGAGGCCTCGCGCGACGAGTAGGCCGCGCACCCCAGCCCACCGGGCGCCCTCGCCCACCACTCCCGTACTGATCGCCCCACCTCGTTGGATTGGAGGTACGGGCCGGGTGACCCGCGAACGGTCGCACCCCGCCCCACCCACCATGGAGACCACTGACACCAGCCTGAGCTGGCTCCTGACGAACCTCATGGAGCGCACGCCGGGCACACGCCACGCCCTCGTCCTGTCCCGGGACGGGCTGAAGCTGTGCTGGACGGAGCACATGACGCTCGACCAGGCCGACCAACTGGCCGCCATCTGTTCCGGAATCCAGGCGCTGTCCCAGGGCGCCTCGGTGGAGTTCGGCGACGGCACCGGCGGCGTGCGGCACGCGATGACCGAATTCCACGGTGGCCTGCTGTTCATCGTGGAGGCCGGCGACGGCGCCCACTTGGCGGTCATCGCCGACGAGAGCGCCGACCCGGGCGTGGTGGGCCACCAGATGACCGAACTGGTCCAGCAGATCGGCGAGCACCTGCGGGCCGAGCCCCGTACTCCCGCCAGCAGGGGTGCCACCACGTGA
- a CDS encoding GTP-binding protein, with amino-acid sequence MGSVTSELPSQRTPLADAAETGLKIVVVGGFGVGKTTMVRSVSEIRPLNTEEVMTQAGYGIDETKGVENKNTTTVAFDFGRISLSQRMVLYLFGAPGQERFWFLWDRLFSGTLGAVVLVDTRRMEDSWYAIDRLEHHGTPFVVAVNRFDGDDARFSLEEIRQALALGEHVPMVDCDARLRSSCKEVLITLVNHLYALALSQESTA; translated from the coding sequence ATGGGCTCCGTAACCTCTGAGCTGCCTTCGCAGCGCACGCCGCTGGCCGATGCCGCCGAGACCGGCCTGAAGATCGTCGTCGTAGGCGGTTTCGGTGTCGGGAAGACCACCATGGTGCGCTCCGTCAGCGAGATCCGGCCCCTGAACACCGAGGAGGTGATGACGCAGGCCGGGTACGGCATCGACGAGACCAAAGGCGTGGAGAACAAGAACACCACGACCGTGGCCTTCGACTTCGGGCGCATCAGCCTCAGCCAGCGCATGGTGTTGTACCTGTTCGGCGCCCCCGGTCAGGAGCGCTTCTGGTTCCTGTGGGACCGCCTGTTCTCCGGCACGCTGGGCGCCGTGGTGCTGGTCGACACCCGCCGCATGGAGGACTCCTGGTACGCGATAGACCGGCTCGAGCACCACGGCACGCCGTTCGTGGTGGCCGTCAACCGCTTCGACGGCGACGACGCCCGCTTCTCGCTCGAAGAGATCCGCCAGGCACTCGCCCTGGGCGAGCACGTGCCGATGGTCGACTGCGACGCCCGGCTCAGGTCGTCCTGCAAAGAGGTCCTCATCACCCTGGTCAACCACCTGTATGCGCTGGCACTGTCCCAGGAGAGCACAGCATGA
- a CDS encoding cytochrome P450, protein MSDTFGSAPGATPPPGCPAHSSAVHLGGLEYQQTPAQLYRALRREHGAVAPVLLDNDIPAWLVLGYSEVTFVTSHDELFARDSRRWNQWPNIPPDWPLMPFVGYQPSVLFTEGAEHQRRAGVITQALEGVDQFELARECQLIAEQLIAGFSGRGHAELMSAYAHALPARAVLWMCGMTQGSADTEQLVEDLRISLDAGEGDDPVAAYGRVGARIMQLVKEKREQPGPDVTSRMLLDPAGLTDEEIVQDLISVIAAAQQPTANWICNTLRLLLTDERFAVNVSGGRVSVGDALNEVLWLDTPTQNFIGRWAVRDTQLGGRLIREGDCLVLGLAAANTDPQIWPDSHVGAENSAHLSFSNGEHRCPYPAPLLADVMARTAVETLMEHLPDLVLGVEPEELAWRPSIWMRGLKSLPVEFTPAAH, encoded by the coding sequence ATGAGCGACACCTTCGGCTCCGCTCCCGGGGCCACGCCTCCGCCCGGCTGTCCGGCCCACTCCTCTGCCGTGCACCTGGGCGGCCTGGAATACCAGCAGACGCCCGCCCAGCTGTACCGCGCCCTGCGGCGCGAACACGGCGCCGTCGCGCCGGTGCTGCTCGACAACGACATCCCCGCCTGGCTGGTGCTCGGCTATTCCGAGGTCACCTTCGTCACCAGCCACGACGAACTGTTCGCCCGGGACTCCCGGCGCTGGAACCAGTGGCCGAACATCCCGCCGGACTGGCCCCTGATGCCCTTCGTCGGATACCAGCCCTCCGTGCTGTTCACCGAGGGTGCCGAGCACCAGCGCCGCGCCGGGGTGATCACCCAGGCACTGGAGGGCGTCGACCAGTTCGAACTGGCCCGCGAGTGCCAGCTGATCGCCGAGCAGCTGATCGCCGGCTTCTCCGGCAGGGGCCACGCCGAGCTGATGAGCGCGTACGCCCACGCGCTGCCGGCCCGCGCCGTGCTGTGGATGTGCGGCATGACGCAGGGCAGCGCGGACACCGAGCAACTCGTCGAGGACCTCCGGATCTCCCTCGACGCCGGTGAGGGCGACGACCCCGTGGCCGCCTACGGGCGTGTCGGTGCGCGCATCATGCAGCTGGTGAAGGAGAAGCGGGAGCAGCCCGGCCCCGACGTCACCTCGCGGATGCTGCTGGATCCGGCCGGGCTCACCGACGAGGAGATCGTCCAGGACCTGATCTCCGTCATCGCCGCCGCGCAGCAGCCCACCGCCAACTGGATCTGCAACACCCTGCGTCTGCTGCTCACCGATGAGCGCTTCGCGGTCAATGTCTCCGGCGGCCGGGTCAGCGTCGGCGACGCCCTCAACGAAGTGCTGTGGCTGGACACACCCACCCAGAACTTCATCGGCCGCTGGGCCGTGCGCGACACCCAGCTGGGGGGCCGGCTCATCCGCGAGGGAGACTGCCTCGTGCTGGGCCTCGCCGCGGCCAACACCGACCCGCAGATCTGGCCGGACTCCCACGTCGGTGCCGAGAACTCCGCCCACCTGTCCTTCAGCAACGGCGAACACCGCTGTCCCTACCCCGCCCCCCTCCTGGCGGACGTGATGGCGAGGACGGCCGTCGAGACGCTCATGGAGCATCTGCCCGACCTGGTGCTGGGCGTCGAACCGGAGGAGCTGGCCTGGCGCCCGTCCATCTGGATGCGGGGACTGAAGTCCCTGCCCGTGGAGTTCACCCCGGCAGCACACTGA
- the uppS gene encoding polyprenyl diphosphate synthase, producing MDVTERDDQWRDKDPSRPVPRHVACVMDGNGRWAQRRSLPRTAGHRAAETTVIDIIEAARTAGVQWLSLYAFSTENWNRPGTEVDYLMRLVRRVVRKHAPLLLARGIRCRFLGVADPRIPRELAQDFDDLATLTADNQGMTLTVAFDHGGRRDIVEAARSLIRQGTPADEVTEHLFADHLPFPDTPDVDLVIRTSGEQRISNFMLWQVAYAEWVFPEVLWPDFRAPDFLACLQTYRRRDRRFGGVPSQTNGDPS from the coding sequence GTGGATGTGACCGAGCGCGACGATCAGTGGCGGGACAAGGACCCGTCCCGCCCGGTACCGCGGCACGTGGCCTGCGTGATGGACGGCAACGGCCGCTGGGCGCAGCGGCGTTCGCTGCCGCGGACGGCGGGCCACCGGGCCGCGGAGACCACCGTCATCGACATCATCGAGGCGGCCCGGACGGCCGGCGTCCAATGGCTGAGCCTGTACGCGTTCTCCACCGAGAACTGGAACCGTCCCGGCACCGAGGTCGACTACCTGATGCGCCTGGTCCGCCGCGTCGTGCGCAAGCACGCGCCGCTGCTGCTCGCCCGTGGCATCCGCTGCCGCTTCCTCGGGGTCGCGGACCCGCGCATCCCCCGTGAACTGGCCCAGGACTTCGACGATCTGGCGACGCTGACCGCCGACAACCAGGGGATGACGCTGACCGTCGCCTTCGATCACGGCGGGCGCAGGGACATCGTCGAGGCCGCCCGGTCCCTGATCCGCCAGGGGACACCGGCCGACGAGGTGACCGAGCACCTCTTCGCGGACCACCTTCCGTTCCCCGACACGCCCGACGTGGACCTCGTGATCCGCACGTCCGGCGAGCAGCGCATCTCCAACTTCATGCTCTGGCAGGTCGCCTACGCCGAGTGGGTCTTCCCCGAGGTGCTGTGGCCGGACTTCCGGGCCCCCGACTTCCTCGCCTGCCTGCAGACGTACCGGCGCCGTGACCGCCGCTTCGGCGGCGTGCCATCCCAGACGAACGGAGACCCGTCATGA
- a CDS encoding NIPSNAP family protein codes for MTGDPVPPPHLADRATVIELRQYTLRPGRRDEFVELFDREFVESQEEAGMTVLGQFRDLDDPDRFVWLRGFSDMTARHRALTAFYGGPVWARHGPRANNAMIDSDDVLLLRPSSADAGFAVSAAARPPIGAPSPERFVAATVWSFPPGRDDGIARIRDGLLPALLETGPPPLGPLVTEPAHNTFPRLPVRTGENVAALFASYPDESAYLRHLADVRARPRVRDEILPDIEREQTAAPRQLRLKPTGRSLLI; via the coding sequence ATGACAGGAGACCCCGTGCCCCCACCGCACCTCGCCGACCGCGCGACCGTGATCGAGCTGCGGCAGTACACGCTGCGTCCCGGCCGACGCGATGAGTTCGTCGAGCTGTTCGACCGGGAGTTCGTCGAGTCGCAGGAGGAGGCCGGGATGACCGTGCTCGGCCAATTCCGGGATCTCGACGATCCGGACCGCTTCGTCTGGCTGCGCGGCTTCAGCGACATGACGGCACGTCATCGCGCCCTCACCGCCTTCTACGGCGGACCCGTCTGGGCCAGGCACGGCCCCCGGGCGAACAACGCCATGATCGACTCGGACGACGTCCTTCTTCTTCGCCCCTCCTCGGCGGACGCCGGCTTCGCCGTCTCCGCCGCGGCAAGGCCTCCGATCGGCGCACCGTCGCCCGAACGGTTCGTCGCGGCCACCGTGTGGTCCTTCCCGCCGGGGCGAGACGACGGCATCGCACGGATCCGGGACGGCCTGCTCCCCGCTCTCCTCGAGACGGGTCCCCCGCCGCTCGGTCCTCTGGTCACGGAGCCGGCGCACAACACGTTCCCCAGGCTGCCGGTTCGCACCGGGGAGAACGTCGCCGCGCTCTTCGCCTCCTACCCCGACGAGAGCGCGTATCTGCGGCATCTCGCCGATGTCCGGGCCCGTCCCCGCGTACGGGACGAGATCCTGCCGGACATCGAGCGAGAGCAGACGGCCGCACCTCGGCAACTCCGGCTGAAGCCCACAGGCCGCTCGCTCCTCATCTGA
- a CDS encoding helix-turn-helix transcriptional regulator, protein MSASRLVSVLLLLQSRGRLPARGIADELGVSVRTAYRDLARLQAAGVPVYAEPGPGGGYQLLDGYRTRLTGLSEGEARALLFAGLPGAAADLGLAAEAVAARLKLLAALPTGLREEAARTAAVFHVDAPGWYREPERAPHLTLFVDAVLTGHTVDVRYRRWRVPQEVQRRLRPYGLVLKSGVWYLVAATDRGMATYRVAHIIDASVGDERFDRPQDFDLGAHWDTYLAEFQARRYTGEATIRLSPRGRRRLPDNVAPEVVRAVDSTATAVPGTEWVEAVIPIEGVEHACGELLRLGGDVEVVAPIELRRAIAATVRMLARTYDVL, encoded by the coding sequence GTGTCTGCCAGTCGGTTGGTGTCGGTGCTGCTGTTGCTCCAGTCCCGGGGCCGCCTGCCCGCGAGGGGGATCGCAGACGAGCTGGGCGTGTCCGTCCGGACCGCATATCGTGACCTGGCTCGACTCCAGGCGGCGGGGGTTCCGGTCTACGCGGAGCCCGGGCCAGGAGGCGGCTACCAGCTGCTGGACGGATACCGCACCCGTCTGACCGGGCTGAGCGAAGGCGAGGCACGGGCGCTCCTCTTCGCCGGACTGCCCGGCGCCGCTGCCGACTTGGGGCTTGCGGCCGAAGCGGTGGCGGCACGGCTGAAGCTGCTGGCCGCGCTGCCGACCGGACTGCGCGAAGAGGCCGCGCGTACCGCCGCCGTGTTCCACGTGGACGCCCCCGGTTGGTACCGGGAGCCCGAACGGGCCCCGCATCTCACGCTGTTCGTCGACGCGGTACTCACCGGGCACACGGTGGACGTGCGGTACCGCCGCTGGCGGGTGCCGCAGGAAGTGCAGCGCCGCCTTCGTCCGTACGGCCTGGTGCTCAAGTCCGGCGTCTGGTACCTCGTGGCCGCCACGGACCGCGGGATGGCGACCTATCGTGTCGCCCACATCATCGACGCGAGCGTGGGCGACGAGCGTTTCGACCGGCCGCAGGACTTCGACCTGGGTGCGCACTGGGATACCTATCTCGCGGAATTCCAGGCGCGTCGCTACACCGGCGAGGCCACCATCCGTCTGTCGCCCCGAGGGCGTCGGCGCCTGCCCGACAACGTCGCCCCGGAGGTGGTGCGGGCGGTCGACTCCACGGCGACCGCCGTCCCCGGCACCGAATGGGTGGAGGCGGTCATCCCGATCGAAGGCGTCGAGCACGCATGCGGCGAGCTGCTACGGCTCGGCGGGGACGTCGAAGTCGTCGCCCCGATCGAACTGCGCCGGGCCATCGCCGCCACCGTACGGATGCTCGCCCGCACCTACGACGTCCTCTGA
- a CDS encoding YbaB/EbfC family nucleoid-associated protein — MTEPLEKRLEKAMAELQAAQEAVARTERELRQASFTVLSSDRAVRATVGPQGELSGIEFLENKYRAMSPQELAASVLEAANAARLKMNRHVMKAMAPFTEPSSGIPELKGFEVDWERIFGPEVLRDDDEDTPRDTGATPAWRDALGEDGED; from the coding sequence GTGACGGAACCGCTGGAGAAGCGCCTCGAGAAGGCGATGGCCGAGCTCCAGGCCGCCCAGGAGGCGGTGGCACGCACCGAACGCGAGCTGCGGCAGGCGTCGTTCACGGTGCTGTCCTCCGACCGCGCGGTCCGCGCCACGGTCGGCCCGCAGGGCGAGCTGTCCGGGATCGAGTTCCTGGAGAACAAGTACCGCGCCATGTCGCCCCAGGAGCTGGCGGCCAGCGTTCTGGAGGCGGCGAACGCGGCCCGCCTGAAGATGAACCGCCATGTGATGAAGGCGATGGCGCCCTTCACCGAACCCAGCAGCGGCATCCCGGAGCTGAAGGGCTTCGAGGTGGACTGGGAGCGGATCTTCGGCCCCGAGGTGCTGCGTGACGACGACGAGGACACGCCCCGCGACACCGGGGCCACCCCCGCCTGGCGGGACGCCCTCGGCGAGGACGGGGAGGACTGA
- a CDS encoding DUF742 domain-containing protein, translating into MIRKPVDIGDPDRLYMVTGGRSEADDFFDLVTLVVSESEPASGMQSEHARILEMCRHPTAVVEISAELALPVTVVRILLGDLHDMGKVSARHPRAAESVAGLPETALLQEVLHGLRNL; encoded by the coding sequence GTGATCCGCAAACCCGTGGACATCGGTGATCCCGACCGGCTCTACATGGTCACGGGTGGGCGCAGCGAGGCCGACGACTTCTTCGACCTGGTGACGCTGGTCGTCAGCGAGAGCGAGCCCGCCTCCGGGATGCAGTCCGAGCACGCCCGCATCCTGGAGATGTGCCGGCATCCCACGGCCGTGGTCGAGATCTCGGCCGAACTGGCGCTGCCCGTCACCGTGGTGCGGATTCTGCTCGGCGACCTGCACGACATGGGCAAGGTCAGCGCCCGCCATCCCCGCGCCGCCGAATCCGTCGCCGGCCTCCCCGAAACCGCCCTGCTCCAGGAGGTCCTCCATGGGCTCCGTAACCTCTGA
- a CDS encoding oxygenase MpaB family protein gives MTTGTTTADETPLFGPESQFRAFFDDPRWAPAMIRATVLEAAHPQIGAALVDNSTFVAHPWRRLRNTFLSMRRMFDADPAVREREAARLNRLHARMSGSDSRGRPYDAMDRATRAWVVATLFESAVTMCRLSGQPLDQDTMERMYAEYRAYLAALDGDAGELPEDLNDFWRYFDRVVEDELENTEAARVILFRLFDHLPAPALLGGAPTLWAAGRAVVGPLLGAITVASLPESYRRKAGLPEMPGASTLMQGAYLAAGLTRFLPAGWFDAETVIEVLSLSPDSDDPRARTVTALHARMKQASALLRLLSPLSADTAPDPAPAPSGEARRPAEEFFREVLDQTGDGHLDWPDLAAMARELATRLDLDEPEETRLYDAFAAWWRELQAALDTDGDGRVSVEEYTAAVPTLAGPALIRVAEVLFDATDKDGSGTIDAEEYRALFRTAFHRDLTTTDGTYGRSAFVGDFLAFMSGRRTNTPYDPLLADA, from the coding sequence ATGACGACTGGAACCACAACGGCCGACGAGACCCCCCTGTTCGGCCCGGAATCACAGTTCCGCGCCTTCTTCGACGACCCGCGCTGGGCGCCGGCCATGATCCGGGCCACCGTGCTGGAGGCCGCCCACCCCCAGATCGGCGCCGCTCTCGTCGACAACTCCACCTTCGTCGCCCACCCGTGGCGCAGGCTGCGCAACACCTTCCTCAGCATGCGCCGCATGTTCGACGCCGACCCGGCGGTACGCGAACGGGAGGCCGCACGGCTCAACAGGCTGCACGCCCGGATGAGCGGTTCCGACTCCCGGGGCCGCCCCTACGACGCCATGGACCGCGCGACCCGTGCCTGGGTCGTCGCCACCCTCTTCGAGAGCGCCGTCACCATGTGCCGGCTGAGCGGCCAGCCGCTCGACCAGGACACGATGGAGCGCATGTACGCCGAGTACCGGGCGTACCTCGCCGCGCTCGACGGCGACGCCGGGGAGCTCCCCGAGGACCTGAACGACTTCTGGCGGTACTTCGACAGGGTCGTCGAGGACGAGCTGGAGAACACCGAGGCCGCCCGAGTCATCCTCTTCCGGCTCTTCGACCATCTGCCCGCCCCGGCACTGCTCGGCGGCGCGCCGACGCTGTGGGCGGCCGGCCGGGCCGTCGTCGGTCCGCTCCTCGGCGCGATCACCGTCGCCTCGCTCCCCGAGTCCTACCGGCGCAAGGCCGGGCTGCCGGAGATGCCCGGTGCCTCGACGCTCATGCAGGGTGCCTACCTCGCCGCCGGGCTGACCCGTTTCCTTCCGGCCGGCTGGTTCGACGCCGAGACCGTCATCGAGGTTCTGTCACTCTCGCCCGACAGCGACGATCCCCGCGCCCGGACCGTGACCGCGCTGCACGCCCGCATGAAGCAGGCGTCGGCGCTGCTCCGCCTCCTGTCGCCGCTGAGCGCGGACACCGCCCCCGACCCGGCGCCGGCCCCCTCGGGCGAGGCCCGGCGTCCGGCGGAGGAGTTCTTCCGGGAGGTTCTGGACCAGACCGGCGACGGCCACCTCGACTGGCCCGACCTCGCGGCCATGGCACGCGAACTGGCCACCCGCCTCGACCTGGACGAACCCGAGGAGACCCGGCTGTACGACGCCTTCGCGGCCTGGTGGCGCGAGCTTCAGGCCGCCCTCGACACGGACGGCGACGGCCGGGTCAGCGTCGAGGAGTACACCGCCGCCGTACCCACGCTCGCCGGCCCCGCGCTCATCCGGGTCGCCGAGGTGCTCTTCGACGCCACCGACAAGGACGGCAGCGGGACCATCGACGCGGAGGAGTACCGGGCCCTCTTCCGCACCGCCTTCCACCGCGACCTCACCACCACCGACGGCACATACGGGCGCAGCGCCTTCGTGGGCGACTTCCTCGCCTTCATGTCGGGCCGCCGCACGAACACCCCGTACGACCCTCTCCTCGCCGACGCCTGA
- a CDS encoding alkane 1-monooxygenase: MTKRGDEDAPTWRDPKRCLWPLALVVPTLPFQAAGLVSLTGAGVLWWWGPFFSFVLLPLLDHATGRDSANPPEAAMASLEADRYYRWCTYLYLPLQFGALVWACDQWAGGTLSVADGLGLAATTGVVAGVAINTAHELGHKREQLERRLSRMALAQSGYGHFYVEHNHGHHVRVATPEDHASSRMGESFWRFLPRAVTGSARSAWHLERRRLERRGRPVVSRHNDVLTAWALTAALFAVLAVAFGPVVLPFLLLQAVIGFCLLETVNYLEHYGLLRRRRQDGRYERVTPRHSWNSNNTVSNLLLFQLQRHSDHHANPLRRYQTLRHFDEAPQLPSGYATMIVVAWFPPVWRRVMDPRLRAHYDGDLSRANVRPGQGKAHANATPERS, from the coding sequence ATGACGAAGCGCGGCGACGAAGATGCCCCGACGTGGCGTGACCCGAAGCGGTGCCTCTGGCCCCTGGCTCTGGTCGTCCCGACTCTGCCGTTTCAGGCGGCCGGTCTCGTCTCCCTGACGGGTGCTGGGGTTCTGTGGTGGTGGGGGCCGTTCTTCTCATTCGTCCTTCTGCCCCTGCTCGATCACGCCACGGGCAGGGACAGCGCCAATCCGCCCGAAGCGGCGATGGCAAGCCTGGAGGCGGACCGCTACTACCGCTGGTGCACGTACCTGTACCTGCCGCTTCAATTCGGTGCGCTGGTGTGGGCGTGCGATCAGTGGGCCGGCGGCACGCTGTCGGTCGCGGACGGCCTCGGCCTTGCCGCCACCACCGGCGTCGTGGCGGGGGTGGCCATCAACACCGCACACGAACTGGGACACAAGCGCGAGCAGTTGGAGCGGCGGTTGAGCCGGATGGCGCTCGCCCAGAGCGGCTACGGCCACTTCTACGTCGAGCACAACCATGGTCATCATGTGCGCGTGGCCACGCCCGAGGATCACGCCAGTTCACGTATGGGCGAGAGCTTCTGGCGCTTCCTCCCTCGTGCCGTCACGGGCAGTGCGCGCTCGGCCTGGCACCTGGAGCGGCGTCGGCTGGAGCGCCGCGGACGCCCCGTCGTCAGCCGGCACAACGACGTCCTGACGGCATGGGCGCTGACCGCAGCCCTTTTCGCGGTGCTGGCCGTCGCCTTCGGTCCGGTCGTCCTGCCCTTCCTGCTCCTTCAGGCGGTGATCGGGTTCTGTCTGCTGGAGACGGTCAACTACCTGGAGCACTACGGGCTGCTGCGACGGCGCCGTCAGGACGGGCGCTATGAACGTGTCACTCCCCGGCACAGCTGGAACAGCAACAACACGGTCAGCAATCTGCTGCTGTTCCAGTTGCAACGGCACTCCGACCATCACGCCAACCCGCTGCGCCGCTATCAGACGCTGCGCCATTTCGACGAGGCCCCGCAACTCCCCTCCGGCTACGCCACCATGATCGTGGTCGCCTGGTTCCCGCCCGTGTGGCGGCGTGTCATGGACCCTCGGCTCAGGGCGCACTACGACGGGGATCTGTCCCGGGCGAACGTCCGTCCCGGCCAGGGGAAAGCGCACGCGAATGCCACCCCGGAGCGTTCCTGA
- a CDS encoding TetR/AcrR family transcriptional regulator, which translates to MRERVLEEAWTLAAQNGWDRVRVADLAERSEVSRPSIYKEFGDRAGVGQALVERETERFLTRLAAVLDSGGGDVAGALRRGVAHTLDEGRRNPFIRAVLTAARGGTDALLPFLTSRPDPVFSSARELLSAWLTDAVPDAGQARREEAADLAVRLTLSHMLLPVPGQGDVSERVTRAVCAVLNH; encoded by the coding sequence ATGAGGGAGCGCGTCCTGGAGGAGGCCTGGACCCTGGCCGCGCAGAACGGCTGGGACCGGGTGCGGGTCGCGGACCTGGCGGAGCGGTCCGAGGTCTCAAGGCCGTCGATATACAAGGAGTTCGGCGATCGGGCCGGAGTCGGTCAGGCCCTGGTGGAGCGGGAGACGGAGCGGTTCCTGACCCGGCTCGCGGCCGTGCTGGACTCCGGCGGGGGCGACGTCGCCGGTGCCCTGCGCAGAGGAGTCGCGCACACGCTCGACGAGGGCAGACGCAACCCGTTCATCCGGGCCGTGCTCACCGCCGCACGCGGGGGAACAGACGCCCTGCTTCCGTTCCTGACGAGTCGGCCGGACCCGGTGTTCTCCTCGGCACGTGAGCTGCTGAGCGCCTGGCTGACCGATGCCGTGCCCGACGCCGGCCAGGCGCGGCGCGAGGAGGCGGCGGACCTCGCCGTACGGCTCACGCTCAGCCACATGCTCCTGCCGGTGCCCGGGCAGGGCGACGTCTCCGAACGGGTCACGCGCGCGGTGTGCGCCGTTCTGAACCATTGA